The Leifsonia sp. ZF2019 DNA segment CGGCGACTTCGCCCCGGCCTCCCTCGACCAGATGAAGTACGAGGGAAAGACCTACGCGCTCCCGATCGCGGTGCACACGCAGCAGCTCATGTACAACAAGGATCTGCTCGACAAGGCCGGCGTGCAGCCGCCGACCACGATGGACGAGCTGGCCGCGGCGGTCAAGAAGCTGACGGTGACCGACTCCAGCGGGGCCATCACGCAGATCGGCCTCGGCAACCCGTCGGCGTCGACGCTCTTCACCACCCTCGGCTACGCGTTCGGCGGCACCTGGGACGGCACGGACAACAAGACCCCGTCGCCCGACGACCCGAAGAACGTCGAGGCGCTCGACTGGTACACGAAGACCCTCACCGACACCTACGGCGCGGACAAGATCGCGACCTTCACCTCGGGGCTCGGCCAGTACATGTCGGCGCAGGACCCGTTCTACACGGGCAAGGAGGCCATGGTCATCGACGGCGAGTGGCAGGCCGTCAACATCCCGAAGGTCGCGCCGAACCTCAACTGGGGCGTCGTCGACATCCCTGCCGTGAGCGACGACCTCGCCGGCTCGACCCAGGTGACGACGAGCACGCTGTTCATCCCGAGCAACTCGAAGCACAAGGCGGAGGCCGCGAAGTTCCTCGCCTACATGGTCGGCGACAAGCCGATGACCGACTTCACGCTGGCTCTCGGCAACCTCCCGTCGAAGACGTCCCTGCTGACGGACACGGCGTACAGCACGATCCCGCACTTCGACGCGTGGCTGAACGCCCTGAAGAGCCCGAACGCGAAGTCGCTCGCGAGCCAGCCGTACAGCGCCCAGTACTCGACCGACCTGGCGACCGCCTTCGACGACGTGGTGCGCGGGGTCGCGACCCCCGAGAAGGCCCTGCAGTCGGTGGCGGACAAGGCGAAGTCGTACTGATGACGGCCACGACCGCCAAGCGCGGTGCGCGACGCCAGACCCTCCTGGGTCTGGCGTTCGCGTCGCCGTTCATCGTGGGCGCGGCGGTGTTCATCGCGTGGCCGGTGCTCGCCTCCGCCGGGTACAGCTTCACCGACTTCAACCTGTTCCAGGCGCCGTCCTGGGTCGGGCTCGACAACTACGCCCACATGCTGAACGACTCCACGTTCTGGAAGGCCCTCTGGAACACGCTGTTCCTCACGGTGACGGGCGTGCCGCTGACGATCATCATCTCCATCGTCGGGGCGCACTTCCTCAACCTGCCCGTGCGCGGGCAGCCGCTGTACCGCGCGCTGATCTACCTGCCTACCATCGTCCCCGTCGTCGTGGGCGGCTATCTGTGGCGCTGGCTGCTCAACACCCAGTACGGCTTCGTGAACTACTTCCTGGGCGTGCTGCACCTGCCGCAGCCGGAGTGGCTGGAGCAGCCGGACTGGGGCAAGCCCGCCATCCTCCTCATGTGCCTCTGGACCATCGGCGGCACGATGATCATCTACCTCGCGGCGATCAAGGACGTGCCCGCCGAGCTGTACGAGGCCGCGGAGCTCGACGGTGCGGGATGGTGGGGGCGGTTCCGCTTCATCACCTGGCCGACGATCTCGCCGGTCACCCTGTTCCAGGTGATCGTGACCGTGATCGCCTACCTGCAGATCTTCACGCAGCCCTACCTGCTGACGCAGACGCGCCTCAACGAGGCCAGCGGCGGCCCGGGGCAGTCGATGATCAGCTACGCGATGTACCTGTACCAGAACGCGTTCGTCTTCCTGAAGATGGGCTACGCCTCGGCGATGGCCTGGGTGCTCTTCCTGATCACCCTGATCATCACGCTGCTGCTGCTCTGGTCGTCGAAGAAATGGGTCCACTATGGTTCTGAACGCGACTGAGACGCGGCCCCCCGCCGTGACCGCGCCACGCCCTGCCGGCCCGCGCGCCTCCCGCCTGCGACGGCGGCGCCCCGGACGCACGGTCGGCCGCTACGTGCTGATCTGGGGGACGACGCTGCTGTTCGTCTTCCCGTTCCTCTCGATGCTGAGCACGGCGTTCAAGCTGCCGGCGGACATCTTCAGCGCGCCGCCGACGCTGTGGCCGAAGGAGTGGACGCTCGACAACTTCGCGGCGGTGTTCGAGGAGATCCCGTTCTGGCAGTACCTGTGGAACACGATCGTCATCGCGGCGCTCTCGGTGCTCGGGATGCTGATCGCGTCGCCGCTGGTGGCGTACTCGCTGTCGAAGATCGGCTGGCGCGGGCAGCGCCCGCTGCTCGTCATCGTCATGGCGACGATGATGCTCCCACCGCAGGTCACCATGATCCCGCTGTTCCTGATGTGGAACGGGCTGGGCGCGACGAACTCGATCATCCCGCTCGTCGCCCCCGCGTTCTTCGGCACGCCGTTCCTCATCTTCATGCTGCGGCAGTTCCTGATGTCGGTGCCCAACGAGCTGCTCCAGGCGGCGCGGATCGACGGGGCCTCCGAGTTCCGCATCTACTGGTCGATCGTCCTCCCGCAGGCACGTCCCGCGCTCATCACGGCGGTCATCTTCCAGTTCGTGTGGGCCTGGACCGACTTCCTCAACCCGTTGATCTACCTCAACGACTCCTCCAAGTACACCCTCTCGATCGGCCTGTACTCGTTCTTCGGCGAGCACAACGTCGAGTGGGGGCCGCTGATGGCCGCATCCGTCCTGTTCACCGTTCCCGCGCTCGCACTCTTCGTCGTGTTCCAGCGCTACTTCATAGGGGGTATCAGTGCTGGCGCACTCAAGTGACGACGCAGGGGAGCGCGAGCTCACGGTCGACCGGCAGGTCACGCTGCTGGCGGCGATCCAGGGCGGCCTGATCGTGTCGTGCCAGGCGTCCGCGGGCTCGCCGATGCGCGACACCCCGACGATCGCGCGTCTCGCGGTCAGCGCTCTGCAGGGCGGCGCGGTCGCGTTGCGGGTGAACGGCGTCGACGACATCGCCGCCGTGCGAGCCC contains these protein-coding regions:
- a CDS encoding ABC transporter substrate-binding protein, which gives rise to MESRKIGRRTVLRTVALASVAAAAVALTGCSGASPSGPTTITFSYLWGGEEAKALEKVIADFNASQSEIKVVGVSSPDAQKQLTSMSSSNGSFDISDNFGNTVGSWASKGILAPLDDYLKTEKVDLGDFAPASLDQMKYEGKTYALPIAVHTQQLMYNKDLLDKAGVQPPTTMDELAAAVKKLTVTDSSGAITQIGLGNPSASTLFTTLGYAFGGTWDGTDNKTPSPDDPKNVEALDWYTKTLTDTYGADKIATFTSGLGQYMSAQDPFYTGKEAMVIDGEWQAVNIPKVAPNLNWGVVDIPAVSDDLAGSTQVTTSTLFIPSNSKHKAEAAKFLAYMVGDKPMTDFTLALGNLPSKTSLLTDTAYSTIPHFDAWLNALKSPNAKSLASQPYSAQYSTDLATAFDDVVRGVATPEKALQSVADKAKSY
- a CDS encoding carbohydrate ABC transporter permease encodes the protein MTAPRPAGPRASRLRRRRPGRTVGRYVLIWGTTLLFVFPFLSMLSTAFKLPADIFSAPPTLWPKEWTLDNFAAVFEEIPFWQYLWNTIVIAALSVLGMLIASPLVAYSLSKIGWRGQRPLLVIVMATMMLPPQVTMIPLFLMWNGLGATNSIIPLVAPAFFGTPFLIFMLRQFLMSVPNELLQAARIDGASEFRIYWSIVLPQARPALITAVIFQFVWAWTDFLNPLIYLNDSSKYTLSIGLYSFFGEHNVEWGPLMAASVLFTVPALALFVVFQRYFIGGISAGALK
- a CDS encoding carbohydrate ABC transporter permease, whose amino-acid sequence is MTATTAKRGARRQTLLGLAFASPFIVGAAVFIAWPVLASAGYSFTDFNLFQAPSWVGLDNYAHMLNDSTFWKALWNTLFLTVTGVPLTIIISIVGAHFLNLPVRGQPLYRALIYLPTIVPVVVGGYLWRWLLNTQYGFVNYFLGVLHLPQPEWLEQPDWGKPAILLMCLWTIGGTMIIYLAAIKDVPAELYEAAELDGAGWWGRFRFITWPTISPVTLFQVIVTVIAYLQIFTQPYLLTQTRLNEASGGPGQSMISYAMYLYQNAFVFLKMGYASAMAWVLFLITLIITLLLLWSSKKWVHYGSERD